A region from the Gossypium hirsutum isolate 1008001.06 chromosome A08, Gossypium_hirsutum_v2.1, whole genome shotgun sequence genome encodes:
- the LOC107926972 gene encoding uncharacterized protein isoform X4 yields MSSDTARENASVVDSSVTEWKNDMGNSDDLENEDGYLFKAQDLEHSHVAEKRGKLCNTRYFIIKSLNHQNIQLSIDKGIWATQVMNEPILEDAFHNSGCVILIFSVNMSGFFQGYAQMMSSVGWRRDNVWSQGSGKGNPWGRSFKVKWLCLNHLPFQKTLHLKNPLNDYKPVKISRDCQELPLDIGEALCELLDMSNDVDVLLKSYTRDDLASKRPCLEHPYSLGDQDYSVPPLHVPWPGTPMPYNPFLYQHQADPNRFHLTHPHTLATEYFPTSMGASKVASMKNSRINRNLTNLQINHDMSTQFDAWCLCAESPLASTLTEDDFLEMTYEEYLEAHGRTSKQLCRPVSVMIPSPTVQESTSGKHGDDSFMHL; encoded by the exons ATGTCTTCTGATACTGCAAGAGAAAATGCATCTGTAGTTGATTCATCGGTGACTGAATGGAAAAATGACATGGGAAATTCAGATGATTTAG AGAATGAGGATGGCTATCTCTTTAAGGCACAAGACCTAGAGCATTCTCATGTGGCAGAGAAAAGGGGCAAATTGTGTAATACAAGATATTTCATCATTAAGAGTTTGAACCACCAAAATATTCAACTATCAATTGACAAAGGAATTTGGGCTACTCAAGTCATGAATGAACCAATTCTAGAAGATGCTTTTCAT AATTCTGGTtgtgttattttaatatttagtgtCAACATGAGTGGTTTCTTCCAAGGTTATGCCCAAATGATGTCTTCTGTTGGATGGAGGCGAGATAATGTTTGGAGCCAAGGAAGTGGTAAAGGTAATCCTTGGGGCCGCAGTTTTAAGGTCAAATGGCTCTGCTTGAATCACCTGCCTTTCCAAAAGACTCTACACCTTAAGAACCCATTGAATGACTACAAACCTGTCAAAATCAGCAGGGACTGCCAG GAATTACCTCTAGATATAGGGGAAGCTCTTTGTGAGCTCCTTGATATGAGTAATGATGTGGATGTTTTGCTGAAAAG TTATACCAGGGATGATCTAGCTTCAAAGAGGCCTTGCCTAGAACATCCATATTCTTTAGGAGATCAAGATTATAGTGTGCCTCCGCTGCATGTGCCTTGGCCTGGTACACCTATGCCTTACAATCCCTTCCTCTATCAGCATCAGGCGGACCCAAATAGATTCCATTTAACACATCCGCATACTTTGGCCACTGAGTATTTTCCTACCAGTATGGGAGCATCAAAGGTTGCAAGTATGAAAAATTCTCGCATCAACAGAAATCTCACCAATCTACAAATAAACCATGATATGTCTACTCAATTTGATGCTTGGTGTTTATGTGCAGAAAGCCCACTTGCTAGTACCTTGACTGAGGATGATTTCCTTGAAATG ACATATGAAGAGTACCTAGAAGCTCATGGCAGAACAAGCAAACAACTATGCCGCCCTGTCAGT GTGATGATACCATCTCCGACAGTGCAAGAGTCAACAAGTGGAAAGCATGGAGATGATTC CTTCATGCATTTGTAG
- the LOC107926972 gene encoding uncharacterized protein isoform X5, whose amino-acid sequence MSSDTARENASVVDSSVTEWKNDMGNSDDLENEDGYLFKAQDLEHSHVAEKRGKLCNTRYFIIKSLNHQNIQLSIDKGIWATQVMNEPILEDAFHNSGCVILIFSVNMSGFFQGYAQMMSSVGWRRDNVWSQGSGKGNPWGRSFKVKWLCLNHLPFQKTLHLKNPLNDYKPVKISRDCQELPLDIGEALCELLDMSNDVDVLLKSYTRDDLASKRPCLEHPYSLGDQDYSVPPLHVPWPGTPMPYNPFLYQHQADPNRFHLTHPHTLATEYFPTSMGASKVASMKNSRINRNLTNLQINHDMSTQFDAWCLCAESPLASTLTEDDFLEMTYEEYLEAHGRTSKQLCRPVMIPSPTVQESTSGKHGDDSFMHL is encoded by the exons ATGTCTTCTGATACTGCAAGAGAAAATGCATCTGTAGTTGATTCATCGGTGACTGAATGGAAAAATGACATGGGAAATTCAGATGATTTAG AGAATGAGGATGGCTATCTCTTTAAGGCACAAGACCTAGAGCATTCTCATGTGGCAGAGAAAAGGGGCAAATTGTGTAATACAAGATATTTCATCATTAAGAGTTTGAACCACCAAAATATTCAACTATCAATTGACAAAGGAATTTGGGCTACTCAAGTCATGAATGAACCAATTCTAGAAGATGCTTTTCAT AATTCTGGTtgtgttattttaatatttagtgtCAACATGAGTGGTTTCTTCCAAGGTTATGCCCAAATGATGTCTTCTGTTGGATGGAGGCGAGATAATGTTTGGAGCCAAGGAAGTGGTAAAGGTAATCCTTGGGGCCGCAGTTTTAAGGTCAAATGGCTCTGCTTGAATCACCTGCCTTTCCAAAAGACTCTACACCTTAAGAACCCATTGAATGACTACAAACCTGTCAAAATCAGCAGGGACTGCCAG GAATTACCTCTAGATATAGGGGAAGCTCTTTGTGAGCTCCTTGATATGAGTAATGATGTGGATGTTTTGCTGAAAAG TTATACCAGGGATGATCTAGCTTCAAAGAGGCCTTGCCTAGAACATCCATATTCTTTAGGAGATCAAGATTATAGTGTGCCTCCGCTGCATGTGCCTTGGCCTGGTACACCTATGCCTTACAATCCCTTCCTCTATCAGCATCAGGCGGACCCAAATAGATTCCATTTAACACATCCGCATACTTTGGCCACTGAGTATTTTCCTACCAGTATGGGAGCATCAAAGGTTGCAAGTATGAAAAATTCTCGCATCAACAGAAATCTCACCAATCTACAAATAAACCATGATATGTCTACTCAATTTGATGCTTGGTGTTTATGTGCAGAAAGCCCACTTGCTAGTACCTTGACTGAGGATGATTTCCTTGAAATG ACATATGAAGAGTACCTAGAAGCTCATGGCAGAACAAGCAAACAACTATGCCGCCCT GTGATGATACCATCTCCGACAGTGCAAGAGTCAACAAGTGGAAAGCATGGAGATGATTC CTTCATGCATTTGTAG